In candidate division WOR-3 bacterium, a genomic segment contains:
- the hslV gene encoding ATP-dependent protease subunit HslV → MKSTTIIGVRHKGSVVIGCDGQVTTGETVVKRTARKIRKIYNDRILTGFAGSTADALTLFERFESKLEEFRGNLPRSVVELAKDWRQDKVLRRLEALLAILDTEHAYVVSGSGDVIEPDDGIVAIGSGGPYALAACRGLINHSNLSTREIVEQSIKIAASICIYTNTEIYTEEL, encoded by the coding sequence ATGAAGTCAACGACGATAATCGGGGTACGGCACAAGGGCAGTGTTGTCATTGGATGTGACGGGCAGGTGACAACGGGCGAGACCGTCGTGAAACGGACGGCGCGCAAAATACGGAAGATCTACAACGATCGGATTCTAACGGGATTTGCCGGGTCAACGGCTGATGCCCTGACGCTGTTTGAACGATTCGAGTCGAAATTGGAGGAATTCAGGGGAAATCTGCCGCGAAGTGTTGTCGAGCTCGCCAAGGATTGGCGGCAGGATAAAGTACTGCGCAGGTTGGAAGCCTTGCTCGCGATTCTCGACACAGAGCATGCTTATGTCGTATCTGGCTCCGGAGATGTGATCGAACCCGATGATGGGATCGTGGCGATAGGTTCTGGAGGGCCCTACGCGCTCGCTGCCTGCCGTGGCTTGATCAATCATTCGAACCTGTCAACGCGAGAAATAGTCGAGCAGTCCATAAAGATAGCAGCGAGCATTTGTATATACACAAATACTGAAATATACACTGAAGAGCTATAA
- a CDS encoding RNA polymerase sigma factor RpoD/SigA — translation MHQATQQPDNLMFRVVSDRGLKQYFEEISQYKILTKEEEFALAKRAREHNDTEAKKKLICANLRIVVFIAKRFQDERLGLSELINAGNEGLIHAADKFDERKGYRFNTYSVWWIKRSIYEAISAQRGIVRKSFLARRTQTETKKFIQKHGREPTPEELARVLKVDSSAVALALSELIPAYSLDEAFEDSENPYIESVRLDIQGSDNLISPPPDVIFQKKAEKEKLQQALSKIGPREREVLERNFGLGEYEPHTLEEISRIMNITRERVRQIKENALRKLKIVISRQNIDHT, via the coding sequence GTGCACCAGGCGACCCAGCAACCGGATAATCTCATGTTCAGGGTTGTAAGCGACCGCGGATTAAAACAGTATTTTGAGGAAATAAGCCAGTACAAAATACTAACTAAAGAGGAAGAATTCGCTCTGGCAAAGCGGGCGAGAGAACACAACGACACCGAAGCCAAGAAAAAGCTCATTTGTGCAAATCTCAGAATTGTCGTATTCATTGCCAAGAGATTTCAAGACGAACGGTTGGGTCTTTCCGAATTGATCAACGCCGGAAACGAAGGACTCATCCATGCAGCCGATAAATTTGACGAACGAAAAGGCTATCGTTTCAACACCTATTCTGTATGGTGGATAAAACGGTCTATTTACGAGGCGATCAGTGCACAAAGAGGCATTGTCCGTAAGAGCTTTCTTGCCCGCCGAACACAGACCGAAACAAAGAAATTCATTCAAAAGCATGGAAGGGAACCAACGCCCGAAGAACTGGCCCGCGTACTCAAGGTCGACTCCAGCGCAGTCGCCCTCGCCCTGTCCGAACTCATCCCAGCCTATTCTCTCGACGAAGCGTTTGAGGATTCAGAAAATCCTTACATCGAATCCGTTCGTCTCGATATCCAAGGATCAGACAATCTCATTTCACCGCCCCCAGATGTGATATTCCAGAAGAAAGCAGAAAAGGAGAAATTACAGCAGGCGTTGAGCAAAATCGGGCCGCGGGAGCGGGAGGTACTGGAAAGAAATTTCGGTTTGGGTGAATATGAACCGCACACACTCGAGGAGATAAGCAGGATCATGAATATCACGCGTGAACGCGTACGTCAGATCAAAGAGAACGCGCTGCGCAAGCTGAAAATTGTCATCTCAAGGCAAAACATCGACCACACATAA
- a CDS encoding Do family serine endopeptidase → MHTNISLRNAGIIAGAAAIFAFLFGMIITASIPSFANRGEASPEQNPAMALVSRGGESPFAIVAEEVSPAVANISAERTVTSTFPGFEWRFEGPLDDLFKDFFRGTPRSEQKTQTLGSGFFISEDGYLVTNYHVIRGASDIVVKLTNKQEFRGDEVKIVGTDSRTDIALLKIDNGDKLPYLEFGDSEKVKVGDWAIAFGNPFHLEGTVTVGVISAKGRAGIVLPEGPDFQSFLQTDAAINPGNSGGPLVNIQGKVIGISTAITSPSGGNVGIGFAIPAHLARSVIEELRTKGKVTRGYLGVYLQEITEDLKDAMDLPTLEGVLISEVVDNTPASRAGVKAGDVVTEFDGKNVNDLASFKIMVASTAIGKSVKVKIFRAGKSKELTVKIDEMPETVAAAAEVPDEEYELGLQVIDISDPRAERFEPKSTGGVVVISIKSGTPADQAGFQVGDLILGIGGNEISNIAKYRAAVKGLKQGKPVIFHVQRGERKLYIAMTP, encoded by the coding sequence ATGCACACAAATATATCACTTCGTAACGCCGGGATCATAGCCGGCGCTGCGGCTATTTTTGCATTTCTCTTCGGAATGATAATAACCGCAAGCATACCAAGTTTCGCCAACCGCGGTGAAGCAAGTCCTGAGCAAAACCCGGCGATGGCACTGGTGAGTAGAGGAGGAGAAAGCCCTTTTGCCATTGTGGCTGAAGAGGTCTCCCCTGCTGTAGCCAATATCTCCGCAGAACGAACAGTCACAAGCACTTTTCCTGGGTTCGAATGGCGGTTCGAAGGTCCATTGGATGACCTCTTCAAGGACTTTTTCAGAGGCACCCCCAGGTCAGAACAGAAGACACAGACACTCGGTTCCGGTTTTTTCATTTCCGAGGACGGATATCTCGTTACGAATTACCATGTCATCAGGGGTGCTTCCGACATCGTCGTCAAGCTCACGAACAAACAAGAGTTCCGGGGCGATGAGGTGAAAATCGTAGGCACTGACTCCCGAACCGACATTGCCCTGCTCAAGATCGATAATGGCGACAAACTACCATATCTTGAGTTCGGTGATTCAGAAAAAGTAAAAGTCGGAGACTGGGCGATCGCCTTCGGAAATCCATTCCATCTCGAAGGAACGGTCACCGTCGGTGTTATCTCAGCCAAAGGACGGGCTGGCATAGTTCTGCCTGAAGGACCGGATTTCCAGAGTTTCCTGCAAACCGATGCTGCCATAAATCCCGGGAACTCCGGCGGGCCGCTGGTAAATATTCAAGGTAAGGTCATCGGTATTAGCACCGCGATCACTTCACCGAGTGGCGGTAATGTTGGCATCGGGTTCGCAATACCCGCACACCTCGCAAGGTCAGTGATCGAAGAACTGAGGACCAAAGGTAAGGTAACGCGAGGATATCTGGGAGTCTACCTGCAGGAAATAACCGAAGACCTAAAGGACGCAATGGACCTGCCAACGCTCGAGGGAGTCCTGATCAGCGAAGTTGTTGATAACACACCTGCAAGCCGCGCTGGCGTTAAGGCAGGCGATGTGGTAACGGAATTCGATGGTAAGAACGTCAATGACCTGGCCTCATTCAAAATCATGGTCGCATCAACGGCCATCGGCAAGTCAGTCAAGGTCAAAATATTCAGAGCCGGGAAATCAAAGGAACTGACGGTCAAGATCGACGAGATGCCGGAAACTGTCGCCGCTGCGGCCGAGGTACCGGATGAAGAATATGAATTGGGACTGCAGGTCATCGATATCTCAGATCCGCGTGCCGAACGTTTTGAACCCAAATCGACGGGTGGTGTTGTCGTTATCAGCATCAAATCCGGGACTCCGGCTGACCAAGCAGGTTTCCAGGTTGGTGATCTGATCCTTGGTATCGGGGGAAATGAGATCTCGAACATTGCCAAATATCGTGCTGCGGTCAAGGGACTGAAGCAAGGGAAACCTGTTATTTTCCACGTCCAGCGTGGAGAACGCAAGCTCTATATTGCAATGACTCCATAG
- the frr gene encoding ribosome recycling factor, producing MVEEIKKSTDEKMKKSLSLFAQELAKLRTGRASPALLEGIKVEYYESQLPLNQVATISIPEPRLIIIQPWDKSALASIEKAIFKSSVGLTPNNDGNVIRLAVPPLTTERREELIKLTLRMAEETKVAIRNIRRESNNEIKKLEKDKKISEDASFKAQEDVQHATDQYIQKVDEVQRDKEKEIRET from the coding sequence ATGGTTGAGGAAATCAAGAAGAGCACTGATGAAAAAATGAAGAAATCACTTTCTCTATTTGCCCAGGAACTCGCCAAGTTAAGAACCGGGCGTGCGTCGCCTGCTTTATTAGAGGGTATCAAGGTAGAATACTACGAAAGCCAGTTGCCGCTCAACCAAGTGGCAACGATAAGCATACCCGAGCCGCGGCTGATCATAATCCAACCATGGGATAAATCTGCCCTGGCAAGTATTGAGAAAGCGATATTCAAGTCTTCGGTCGGCCTGACGCCGAACAACGATGGCAATGTAATACGGCTTGCCGTGCCTCCTTTGACCACCGAGCGACGCGAGGAACTCATCAAACTCACTTTGAGAATGGCCGAAGAGACAAAAGTAGCGATCCGAAACATCCGGCGCGAATCAAACAATGAGATCAAAAAGCTCGAGAAGGACAAGAAAATCTCGGAAGACGCTTCATTCAAAGCTCAAGAAGATGTGCAACATGCCACCGATCAATATATCCAGAAAGTCGATGAAGTTCAGAGAGACAAAGAAAAGGAAATCCGCGAAACCTGA
- a CDS encoding UMP kinase, which produces MKKKPHRTKYHRIILKLSGEFFGNDDKTFNETAINYVVEQILQAKNMGTKIGVVVGGGNIIRGRDADWLDKIDADLCGMVGTVINGIVLHSLLERKGQRVKLSSGLAVEGIAEKFNKFTDLEFFDSGGIVIFVGGTGNPLFTTDTAAALRAAEFHADVLIKGTKVAGVYSADPVLNKNATFYKGISYEQVIKKHLRVMDLAAFNTCRDAGIPIYVYNFFEHDLRGVLSGRKIGTIISGG; this is translated from the coding sequence ATGAAAAAAAAGCCCCACCGTACCAAATACCACAGAATCATCCTCAAGTTATCTGGAGAATTTTTTGGCAATGATGATAAAACTTTCAACGAGACAGCTATAAATTATGTCGTAGAACAAATCCTCCAGGCCAAGAACATGGGCACAAAAATTGGTGTCGTCGTCGGTGGGGGTAACATCATACGGGGACGCGATGCCGACTGGCTCGACAAGATCGATGCAGACCTCTGCGGAATGGTCGGCACTGTGATCAACGGTATCGTGCTTCACTCGTTGCTCGAAAGGAAGGGACAAAGAGTAAAACTGAGTAGTGGTCTTGCAGTGGAAGGCATTGCGGAAAAGTTCAACAAATTCACGGATCTGGAATTCTTTGATTCGGGTGGCATTGTGATATTCGTTGGTGGGACTGGCAATCCGCTTTTCACCACTGACACAGCGGCCGCACTCAGAGCAGCTGAATTCCACGCCGATGTGCTGATCAAAGGCACGAAAGTAGCCGGCGTATATTCAGCCGATCCCGTCCTAAACAAGAACGCTACTTTCTATAAAGGAATAAGCTATGAACAAGTGATCAAGAAACATTTAAGGGTCATGGATCTCGCTGCATTTAACACATGCCGGGATGCCGGCATTCCGATCTACGTCTACAATTTCTTTGAACACGACCTGCGGGGTGTATTATCCGGCAGAAAGATCGGAACAATCATTAGTGGAGGATGA
- the tsf gene encoding translation elongation factor Ts — translation MDREKLRELRERTGAGIVDCQKALDEAGGDLDKAVETLRKKGLALAAKKVGRITKEGIVDAYIHPGDRLGVLVEVNCETDFVARNTEFRRFVRDIALQIAASEPMVVTREELSPEVIEREKEIYRSMVQDMKKKPEIVEKIVAGKLEKFYSDVCLLEQPFVKIPEKTVDDYLKEQIAKFGENIVVRRFVRFRLGE, via the coding sequence ATGGATCGGGAGAAACTGAGAGAGCTTAGAGAAAGAACCGGGGCCGGCATCGTCGATTGCCAGAAAGCTCTCGACGAAGCGGGTGGTGATCTCGACAAAGCGGTCGAGACACTAAGAAAGAAAGGACTGGCCCTCGCCGCCAAGAAAGTAGGCCGAATAACCAAAGAGGGCATCGTAGATGCATACATACACCCCGGTGACCGTCTGGGCGTTTTAGTGGAAGTCAACTGTGAAACAGATTTTGTCGCGCGGAACACCGAGTTCCGCAGGTTTGTCCGCGATATCGCCCTGCAGATTGCGGCAAGCGAACCGATGGTGGTAACGCGCGAAGAGCTATCCCCCGAGGTGATCGAACGGGAGAAAGAAATTTACCGAAGCATGGTGCAGGACATGAAGAAAAAACCGGAAATTGTCGAAAAGATAGTGGCCGGTAAACTCGAGAAATTCTACTCAGATGTATGCCTGCTTGAACAACCATTTGTAAAGATACCCGAAAAAACGGTCGACGATTATTTGAAAGAACAGATAGCAAAATTCGGTGAAAACATCGTCGTGAGGCGTTTCGTACGTTTTCGCCTCGGTGAATGA
- the rpsB gene encoding 30S ribosomal protein S2, translated as MEQITFERLVSSGCHFGHRTKRWNPKMGKYIFGKRNGIHIIDLRHTQEGLKHAYEATVRVAEEGKGILFVGTKKQAKDIIKEEAIKAQIFYVTERWLGGLLTNFEVLSQRISRLREFERMKEDGRWTMVSKKELSRAEREYQKLHKNFEGIKEMDRLPGMVFIVDIKKDETALREALRVNIPVAAIVDTNVDPTEISYPIPANDDSIRSISLVTQIIANAVIEGRKGFEAEEKEAYGSGETERA; from the coding sequence TTGGAACAGATAACTTTCGAGCGACTCGTTAGCTCAGGATGTCACTTCGGACACCGCACCAAGCGTTGGAATCCAAAGATGGGGAAATACATTTTCGGCAAGAGAAATGGCATACACATTATCGACCTACGGCATACGCAGGAAGGCTTGAAGCACGCATATGAGGCAACCGTTCGCGTTGCTGAAGAGGGCAAGGGCATTCTCTTCGTCGGCACCAAGAAGCAGGCCAAAGACATAATCAAAGAAGAGGCAATTAAGGCACAGATATTCTATGTTACCGAAAGATGGTTAGGAGGACTGCTTACGAATTTCGAGGTCCTGAGTCAACGTATCTCAAGACTCCGTGAATTCGAACGGATGAAAGAAGATGGTCGCTGGACAATGGTATCGAAAAAAGAATTATCCCGAGCCGAAAGGGAATATCAGAAACTGCACAAAAACTTCGAAGGCATAAAAGAAATGGACCGCCTGCCGGGGATGGTCTTCATCGTGGACATAAAGAAAGATGAAACCGCACTTCGTGAAGCACTCAGGGTCAATATCCCGGTTGCGGCGATCGTCGACACGAATGTCGACCCAACCGAGATAAGCTATCCAATACCAGCTAACGACGATTCTATCAGATCGATCTCACTCGTCACCCAGATCATTGCCAACGCGGTCATTGAAGGAAGAAAAGGATTCGAGGCAGAAGAGAAGGAAGCATATGGATCGGGAGAAACTGAGAGAGCTTAG
- the rpsI gene encoding 30S ribosomal protein S9, translating to MPEILTGSRKTATAKIILSSGSGVVRVNNRDPLQYFGRQDLVDLVNLPLTTAGVKGSVDIKARISGGGIAGQAGAMCHGIARALVKFNPELRPTLKSAGLLKRDPRKKERCKYGLAKRRKRFQFSKR from the coding sequence ATGCCGGAAATACTAACCGGATCGAGGAAAACAGCTACGGCAAAGATCATACTGTCTTCGGGCAGCGGGGTCGTCAGGGTCAATAACCGCGATCCCCTGCAGTATTTTGGCCGCCAGGACCTCGTCGACCTGGTCAATCTTCCGCTGACCACTGCCGGCGTAAAAGGTTCAGTTGATATCAAAGCAAGAATATCGGGTGGTGGAATAGCAGGTCAGGCAGGAGCCATGTGTCACGGTATCGCCCGAGCGCTCGTCAAATTCAATCCGGAACTGAGACCCACTCTGAAAAGTGCTGGACTGCTGAAGAGAGATCCGAGAAAGAAAGAACGGTGCAAGTATGGCTTGGCCAAACGCCGCAAGAGATTCCAGTTCTCGAAGCGATAA